AATCTGATCCTGAAACCATGTTGGATAGCAAATTTTCAATTACTGTGGCATATATTTCACTAcatcaaattgaaaaaataaggaGTTCACCTAAAAATCCAAATTAATACCCCATATATCACCAAAACACTCCTGTACTGTAATGACATGTCATGTCATATATCACAATTTCTGCACTAAAAAACTAAACTAATTACTTAACAACTAAGAACTCACTAGTGGGTATGTGTAGATTGCAGCAATACTCCAAAGTATATCAGATTCAactacagaagaaaatgaaaagcaaaataaaacaggacaaacagaaaaagacagaaaagatgtCATATTTAATTCTGTATGCCAATGATCAAAATAAAGGTGAATGGGCCAaattcaataaaaagacaaagactaTCAGATGACTTGTTAAACCAAACACGCACACAGGTCTAGCTATATGCTGTTGATAAGAGGTAAGTGTAAAGGAAAATAATCCAAACAGGTTGAAAATGTAGGAATTGATGAAGATATATGTCAAGCAAAtgttaacacacaaaaaaaacagctGACAATATCATGTTACATTGACTCTAAAATGCCATGGATTGTAAGatgtacaattattttatgtactaccaaaaaagaaaaaaaaattgctcaattATAATACAATACTTTCTTAGAATCATACACATAAATGGAGCTGTTTTAAGgacatatatttataatctagtattcttttcattcatagaaaggtaaatataaatgaaattagtCAATTAAAGTATTCCtaaaatttcttacttttttttttccttttttggaggcagagtctcactctgttacccaggctggaatgcagtggtgtgatcttggctcactgcaacctccgccccccgggttcaatcaattctcctgcctcaccgtcttgagtagatgggattacaggcacgcaccaccacgcccagctaatttttgtatttttagttgaggtggggtttcaacgtgttggccaggctgatttcgaactcctgacctcaggtgatccacccaccttggcctcccaaagtgctggagttacaggcatgagccactgtacccagccctaaAACTTCTTACGTTTTGAATGTGATTCTGCTTAATCACTTCTGACTCAGAATCACCAATGTTTGTTTCCGATAAAACTCTCCTGTGCCAACAAGAGTACTGGTGATACAACATTTCTTAAGTTATAAACCCTTGTCTCCAGACATCATTCCAAGCTGCTGACCTCCATTCAGCAACTTTTGATGCTGTTGCTTTTTTAATTTACAGGATGCGTCAATAGAAGGTTCATCACCAACAACCAGGATCATATTCCTTCAAGGAATGGTTTTTCTTGATGATGTACTGAATGAAACAGATGGGGAATATTTGTCCAACCATGGCATCGGAAAAACCAACTGTATTTGCAAATGCATAGGCAACGACCACTATGTCATGACTGCCACTTGGCTGACAATATAGTAAGATGCCATCCATTGTAGTAACATATATTTAggtttcagagatgttaaaatgcaaaaaaaaaaaaaaaaaaaggtgttttcaGGTGGTGAGGTAATGGTATGCACAGCCAATGAAGAagttaagaaaaacaataatggtTCAAAGATGAATATTTCATTGGGATAAAAGGtatgaaacaaaaagaagataTGGCATACATGAACCTTTAGGTACCAAAAAACTTAGAATTAAAGTAATCTAAGCAAAtggtataaaataataacattatttgattaaaaatacaGTCATAGTAAGGTAATTTAATACTCCCTGTAAACAACTGATAGatcaagcaaaaaaaaagtaagaattaaaAATACGAAGAGTAAATAGTTAACAAAATTcaacttataaatatataaatacatatgtgttaTATTGTATGTACCtattaatcttaaaatattaaaatacataatatataaatatgcaattCTATGTAATATTATATgttcatattttgaaatacatataaataaaattgtatatttatgtatgtctAAATTTATACCTGGGGATCCGTGTTAACTTTTCTTAGGTTTGCATGGAAAACTTATTTTTAGTGCACAAagtcacaaaggaaatatcaaaAAACGATCAAAGTTGATGTAAGGCCATTCCATCTAACCATAGGCAATAATAAACATAGACGATTCTAAGGTAGCCCCCAAATAATCCAACCACTTGGGAATTTAGAAATTGTATGTGTAATccacattttaaaggaaaataataaccaaaacagatTGAAGTTgaaataaagacaatgaaaacaCTGCATCAACATTATAGGATGTGTCctgatatctctttgagatcctgattttaattctttGGGATGTCTAATGAGAAGtgagatttctgggtcatatggtagttctacttttaattttttgaggaacctttatattgttttctatagtgACTGCACTATTTCAAATTTCTACCCAAACTGTACGagcgttccaatttctccacatcctcgcaaACACATTGGTTTTtctggtaatagccattctaacagctgatatctcactgtgctttcaatttgtatttccctgattattagtaaatgctgaacatctttccatatacctgttggccatttgtatgtcttggaAAAATGtccattcaagtcctttgcccatttttaatcagatgtttgtttgtttttttgccattGAGTTGTGTGacttccttacatattttgaatattaacttcttatcagatacatggtttccaaatattttctttcatttcataggttgccttttcactctgtggattgtttctttggctgtgcataAGTTCTTCAGTTTGACATCGTCTCACTTGTCTACTTTCACTTTTGTTCCTTgtgctttggtgtcatatccaagaaatcttgCCTAGATTCATGTTATGAAACTTTTCCCCTATGTGTTCTTCCAGGAGTTTGGGCTGTTTCTGGTCttacattaaaatctttaatttattctgcactctcatgttcattgcagcattatgtacaatagccaagttataaaaacaacctaaatgcccatttatggataaatggacaaagaaaatgtggcatatgcacacaatggaatattattcaacctttaaaaaaaagaaaatccagccaCTTGGGACAATATGGAAGAACCTGGAGTATATCATGCTACGTGAAATgagtcagtcacaaaaggacaaatactgcatgattccatttacagaTAAGATATCTGAAatggtcaaattcatagaaacagagagtagaatggtggtttccagggactTGGGAAGGAGAAATGAAGGGATGCTCTTCAATGCATACAATCTTCATTTAagcaggagaaataagttctagagTTCTATAAAAGAGTATGCCTATAGTATACTTTATTAAttatattgtacatttaaaaatttattaggcaggtaTATCTCATATTAAGccataatacaaataattataggATGTATCTCAAGGCACACTAAGAGAAAATgcaatgttttatgtatttataagaaaataaaggagaataaaaaCGAGTAGACATAAATTTCTAAAGTAGTTGAATTGCTTCTTCCAGAAAACATCCAGGCAACATCAAAGATGGCCAGattcctccccagccctgagTTTAGGTGACCAAATACCCCAGTTGGTCTAACAGCTGCTCCATACATCCCGGTTTATGTCCGCTAACCCAGTGCATTAATAGACCCCTTTCACTCTCCTAAGTGTTTTGATCATCCCATAAGACTAGAGAAATTACCAAGACAgggaaaggcagaggagaaaCAGTTCTACTTTTTTGTAGGAACCATGAGAAATGAAAAGCTCAGGGAGCGCTATGCTGTCACCAGGAAAAAATGTAATCTCTAACATCAATGTGGTCACTCAAATGCTGAATGGAAGAAGACATCAGGATAGGATAAGGAGGTTGGGGCAATGCCTGCACGGCCCTGGAAGTCATCAGTGTGCTCAGGAAAACAGTATTTCCACATCTTCCTACAGCACTTAGGGACAAGTAAAAATATAGTGGAAAGTAAACATTACAACAGGACTACACAGATGAACTATTTTTGGAATCATAATAtggcaagaaataaaatttcaactaaTATTCTGTAAGAAGAatacttatttcaaaataagaaaggaTTAAAAACAAGTCTTCAAAATCAATGTTCTCTAGATGAGTAGGAGTCATGTCAGTTTATGGTTTGTGAGTTCACAGGAAAAACTCTCAGAAATCCTTGCCGGAAGAGGCAGGGAGGGTTTTTCAGCTAGCTGTGCATCTGTGCTGTGCACCTGCATTGTGCACTGAAATATGGAGTGAAATTTCTATTAGTGAAGCACTATTTGTCCCACCCACCCCAGTAGTGAGGCCTGGAGAAACCCGAGTTTAGGAAGATACCACCTTCCCCAACAGTCTCACTGGTTCTTCTTAGAAACAAGAACCTTCATGTAAGCCTGCTTtacaaactataaaactccttAGAAATGCAAGGAGTCGGTATTACAACCACAATATTCCATTAAAGCCATTTGATTCATAAAAGAGCCACTGAGATgacaacatttttatttcacaaatttaaTGCTTTTGAAGTCCAGTGATAACACTTTAGCTGAAAGCTTCATAAACCACAGCAGGTCTTCACCCAAGCCAGCACCAGCATATGTAACTTCACTGAGATGTAAGCCAAGACCAGGAGCGGCGCAGCTTTCTTTTTGGTCTCCTCTTTCTGATGGAACATTTATATCTGCTTCTCCTTGTCAAAATCCAAAAGGTCTTGATACTCCATCACAGAGGAATGTATCTGAAAATCCAGAGACCTGGACTTAAAATTCAAGAGTCACCACCCTCATTTTTACTTGGAGCATTATTAGCAAGTATGTTAAGTAgagctttctttattatttttgtaatggtGCCATATTTCAGCCACCTACTCATGGTAAGGCCCTCAATTTCCCTGGACTATTTTTCACATGGCCCCAGGGAGAGGGACCAAGTCCAGCACTTAGGTCACTGCATGAATATATTGGGAGGCAGCAAGATATTCTTAGGTGGCAAGTCCAATAACAAATTCTCTCTGCCCATTCCAGGCTAAGATTATACTAAGATTTTCTCTGCATGGAGACCAACCTCCAAACCCAACTGACCTTAAAACAGCATAGTTAACCCAAAGTCAGTAGTGTTGGCTTTCCCCAGTTCTTGGGTAAGGATGAGAGGACAGCCTCCTTCAGAGCTGACAGCAATGAACCAGCCAGGGAAGGCCACAGACTCGAAGGTGGAGTTCCTGCCACTCTGGCTGTGGTAGAAGAGAAAGGACTTCACAGGCTCAGGTTGGTTGTACAAATCCATTATATCCTTTTCCTGAAGGGTGTGAAGGAGACACGAGCAAGAAACATACCGTTTGAATGTTTCACATTCTTTACACACTGATATTCCATGCCCAAGGATAGCATTCCCTACTCATTGAAGCAGCTTGGAGGCCTCTGTTTCATATTATGGGATTAAAAATCACACATCTTAAAGTATTTTCTATATGTTAAGATTGTGGTTGAAACTCAGGCTACAAATTTCAGTGGCTCTTAATGTGAGGCTCTGAAAAATGTGTTGACATGAAAGTTTTTGAGAATACAAAGCATTGATTGAGCCATTATATTTGTTGTTCAGAAACAGAAACTTAAAGAATATTTATGTAACAATTACcgtaaatttcaaattaaaacatagTTATTTTCTGTCAGGGTTCTGCaccctcagcactattgacattttaggcAAGATGATTCTTTGTTGTCAGGGTCTGTCTTGTATaatataggatgtttagcagcgtCCCTGTCATCTACCCAATAAATGCAAGTATCACACTCCCATCCCAGGTGGTCACAACCAAAACATCTCCAGACATTGACAAATGTCCATGGAGCAAAGTCACCCTTGGCTGAAAAACACTGTTTTATACCTTGTCATCAAATTGAGTGTCTGCCTATGCTTGTTTAGTGAAAAGGGTCAAGAGAGTTCCTGTGGTACACAGAGGCCTGCTATAActatctttttttaataatagaaaattgCAATTATTAAAGTGTTTGTTACAGAGAATTATGTTTGCTCACTTAAAGTTGCAATGTATTTTTTGccaaaaagttgttttaataaGTTCATCTACTTTGTGATAATTAACTGCTAAAATGTCCTTGCTGattttactctgtgtgtgtgtgttctattgAAGTTAGACATCGTCCTTGCCAAATTAATAGTAtttttgcaaattaaaattataagtcATTTCAGTAGGTTTGTTTCAAAACATCCCTGCAACTTTTCTTAGTCTTTCGTAACATATACAACCCCaaggaaaccaaaaataaaaatgcatgagCATAATAAGtacattgtcttttaaaagatCCTAAAATCTAAGTTTCCTTCAAATAAATGGCAGGACCTGTCTTCCACACTCACCTTCAGCTGCAGTGTGGGCTGGTCCCCAGCCTTAGCACACATCAAGCAGAGATTGAGCCCATTCAGTCCCAGGTAGATGGGGTTCCCTCTGTCTTTCTCAAGGGTCTCCACATGTCGGCATGAGATTAAGGAAATAGTGACTGGGAACGCGACGTGAAAAGTGGTGTTCAGGTGCCATTTCCAGGGTGGTACCTCTGAGCTACAGTTTTAAGGGAATCTGCTAACTGACACCCACAGTGCACTCACAGAGTGGTCACCTCGCCACCCACCACCTAACCCAGACACCCATCCTATGTCTGGGGAACACTTTCCATTAGAAAAGTCAGTCTTTCATGGATTCAAAAACTGGTCTTCCCATAGATTACTCTCTTTTGTCCTACTCTTACTCCTTGAAGTATCTCAGAATATGTCTTCCACTGTTTATCATAGGCTGACCCTTCAGTCTCCCTTaagccttctctctctcctctgactTCATGACCATAGTCCCAGAACAACCTTATTCTCACCCTCTGTTCATTATTGTCTGTGAGATGCTCCTCTCTGTAGATATGCCCAGTTAACAAGCCCACTGTGGAATAAAGTCTGAGCACCAAACACAAAACAGCACTGGCCAAAGGAGCTGCCTTTGGCAGACTGTGGCTACTCACCTGGAGACACACGGTCCTTCCTCGGGACTGCTATGAGGATCTGGTCCTGAAGAACCCACACCCGATGATTGATATCCTGAATGCTCACCAGCTGAGGCATTTCACTTTTCGACACTGTTGAGAAAgtcaaaatgtaaattagtaagaATGAGAGCACAGAGTATCACCCCCTTGTCAATTTTTCGCCCTTGCATGAGGATCTTTACCTTTTAGCATTGTGGTGGTGTTGCTTCAGAACTGCCAAGGATAGGAGTCCTTTTATGTGCAGACCGACCCCAAGAGAGGACCTGAGTCAGTCCCAAGCCACAGTTTAACCCTGGGTCAGAAGGAAGACCGGTGGCCAGCCCAGCGGTGACCCCAGTCAGATTCTCTACTCCCAGAACTCACCCAGCACACTTCCTTTCTTGGATGCAGTCTACCTCCAGCAAAAGCAGCTGCACCTATGAATCCTGCTCAGCCCTAGACCCAGGAACTCTAATATGGCAAAGAGTGCCAAAGTCAAAGACCCAGAAGCAAGACAAAATCAGAGGTCACCAGACTTTCCAACATAGGCCACACTGATAATGTTACGAAGGACCCTGTATCCCTACCATTATGAACTATGGCTTCTGCTGCATTATGAACTATGGTTTTCTGACAGGCTGTAACAGGGCCCAGGCCTTTTATCCACATGGGCAAGGAAGGAAGTTCTGCCTCACTAGGGCTGGGACTGCCCAACACTCAGGATATTTTCTAGTTCCTGATGCCAGAGGATTTAGTGACTCTTTATGTGAACAGCATGGTTAAGACTTATCCAAGCACCCTGAAAAATGAGGACATGCTAAGCTTTGAAGAGCAGGAAATATAGTCACAGATACTGAGTTGAGAAACATTATGGGACTTATTCAGGGCCAATGACTCGTCTCTGATGCCACAAAATGAAACAATGGAATTATTCCTAAGAGTGGGAGCCCCCAGTAAGTGCACGGTAGACTGAGGAGGGATGGGTCTCTTAAGACCTCTGTAGCTTCTAACCAGTCCTGGTCCACAGACACTATATTCTTGGTCAATTTCAGACCAGAAACACATTGACTCCAGTGACCCTCCTCCAGCTTCTCAGAGCCACTGTGCATGCTGCTTCTCCACCAAGGAGGTCTTACTGTAGCAAAGCCAGCTCCTGAGCACCCTAGTCACCTCAATGGACTCCCGATCACTATCCCTAGTATAGGTAgcgtgatggttaattttaagtgCCAATTTGACTGGTTTAAGGAATACTTAAAGAACTGGTAATGTGTTAGTTtggggtgtgtctatgagggtgtttccaAAGAAGATTGGTGTGTAAGTCAGTGTACTAGTGGGGAACATCTACCCTCAATGTAAGTGGGATCCATCCAACTGGCCAGGGGCCTGGATGGTgtgaaaaagacagagaaaaggtgATTTTCTGTCTCTCCTAGAGCTGGGACAttctctcctgcccttggacattgtAACTCCAGactttggactccaggacttaaTATCAGCATCTTCCTGGGTTCTCAGACTTTCTATCCCAAAGTGAGAATTACAACATTGGCTTCCTAGTTCTGAGGCTTTAGGACTTGAACTGAGCGTGTTACCTgcatcccagggtctccagcttgcagatggtctgTCATGGGattcctcagcctccaaaattgcATGAGCTTATTCTCCTAATAAATCCCCTTTCATACAAGGGGTCGtgaaaaagttcatggaaaatgtatattatgaaaaaattatgtgtggattttgaattattttgcaccaaaataaactagTACTAACTTGTTATAAGATGTttgaacaggatctagtttgaggcactaagaaaggtaagacatcagtttgaaaagagccccTCTCAGAGCAACATGAGTTCTTCTAAAACTGAAGcaagaacaaaaatcaaatttatggtgaaatttgggtggacaaatggtgaaatcattgatgGCTTATGAAAAGTTTAAGGGgacaatgccccaaagaaatcagcagtttacaatggataactcattttaagaagaagTGAGACAGTATTGAAACTAGCACCTGCAgcagcagaccatccacatcGCTTTGCAAGGAAAAAACTAGTCTTTTtgtgccctaattgaagaggactgaacattaacagcagaaacaatagcccATATCATAgacatctcaattggttcagTCTACACAAttataactaaaaaattaaagttgaagcatggtggtggctcacacctttaatcccagaactttgggaggccgaggcaggcagattacctgaggccaggagttcgagaccagcctggccaacatggtgaaatcctgtctctacacaGGTTTGTCAGTTGACCATGCAGAACCCACTTATACAAAAAGTCAGCCCTCTTTATCCACAGGTTCAACATCTCTCAGTGCTGGTTGGTTGAACCTGCAGATACAAAGCaccaactctgtgtgtgtgtgtgtctgtgtgtctgtgtgtgtgtgcctaaaCACACATCCTACtgattctgtctctctggaggctcctgactaatacagcaggGAAGGAAGCCTGGCTGCCAGATGCCCCAGTGCTCTGAGCTCACAGTACCTGACATTAGGTCTTCAACAAAAGGAAGCTGAAGTAATACTGTTGATGCTCTGCTCCACACCTTCAACAACCTGAGTTCACAACTGCTGTTGGAGATCCTAGCATCTGTCAGCTTCATACCTCTAGAGCTTCCATCTCAGGGGCAACTTCAGTAAGTGGGGAAAGAAACTGGTAGACAAACGTTCAGCCTCCCCATCCTCTGATACGATAACACTGAGGTTTCTCAGAGTTGCCCCATAATAGTAACAAGGTCACTAGCATTTTCTCTATTGGATTTCCTGGAATAACCCCCTAAATGAGTTCCCTGCATCCAGGGTCTGCCTTGGGGAGAACCCAAACTAACCCAGTAGTTCGGTGTTCAAAAGCAAAAT
This DNA window, taken from Macaca thibetana thibetana isolate TM-01 chromosome 13, ASM2454274v1, whole genome shotgun sequence, encodes the following:
- the IL36A gene encoding interleukin-36 alpha, producing MLKVSKSEMPQLVSIQDINHRVWVLQDQILIAVPRKDRVSPVTISLISCRHVETLEKDRGNPIYLGLNGLNLCLMCAKAGDQPTLQLKEKDIMDLYNQPEPVKSFLFYHSQSGRNSTFESVAFPGWFIAVSSEGGCPLILTQELGKANTTDFGLTMLF